The genomic interval GAATCCTATTGGAGTTGCTTAACAATGCCTGTAAATATACCCCTGCGGGTGGAGTAATTACCGTGGCAGCAAGGTCTGTGGGAAAAAAGGATGAAGGATTAAGGATAAAGGATAAAACGGGGGCTAACTCATCCTTTATCCTTGATTATTTATCCTTTCAAATTTCTGTCACCAACACAGGCATAGAGATTCCAGCCCAGGAGCGAGATCGCATTTTTGACAAGTTCTACCGCATTCCTAACAACGACCCCTGGAAACACGGTGGCACAGGTCTGGGATTAGCCCTGGTGAAGCGATTGATAGAACAACTTGGTGGCAAGATTCAGGTGGTAGGCGCTCAAGGGCAGACAACATTTATCGTGGAACTACCACCAGGAGTTGAACAGCCATCAGTTTTACAGAATCGTTCAGATAGGGATTTGACGGACTGATATTCTAACGAACCACCTTACTCATATAACTGCCCCAAACCTGGGCAGCCTGGGCACTACTTCCAGAGGTGGGAGCGTTATCGTCATTGCCGAGCCAGATGCCTGTCACCAAACCATCGGGAATAAAGCCAATAAACCATAAATCCCGGTTGTCATTGGTAGTGCCCGTTTTGCCTACCGCTCCGGGGACGATCGCCGCTGCCGACCCCGTGCCACCACTCACCACACCCCGCAGCAATTCGGTCATGACGTTTGCCACATCGGATTCCAGAACGGTCTGATTCAACTCGCGATCGGGGGTTGCCGGGTAAATAATGCGACAGGTCTTAAAGTTATTGCGGTCTTTGCATTCTCCGCCGTCCAGAATGCGCCGAATGGCGTGCGGGCGGTTTCGCACCCCCCGATTTGCCAGCACACTGAAAGCGCCCGTCATTTCCAGCGGGGTTGCCTCACTTTGCCCCAGAACCAGACCGGGGACCAGGTTCAATTTCGACTGAATCCCCATCCGACGAGCCATACTCGCGACCCTCTCCAGTCCAATTTCCTGGGCAACTCGCAGCGCAATCACGTTTTCTGACAGGGCAATGCCGTTGTACATATCCATTGCACCACCCCCAGAGCGGCACCCCTCAAAAAACTGTCCATCCCAGGTCAGGGGGGCGCAGGAGTAGGTGTTGCCAGGGGAAATCCCCTGTTCGATCGCTGCCGTATAGGCAAACACCTTAAAGGTAGAACCGGGTTGGCGGTAGGCTTGGTTGGCACGATTAAACTGGCTTTTTTTGTAATCTGTTCCACCTACCAGCGCGACAATTTCCCCAGTTTTAGAGTCAACTGTTACCAGTGCCCCTTGAGAAAAACCAGCACTTGCACCTGTGGTATTGACGGCATCCCGGAGAGAAGTTTCTGCGGCAGATTGGGCGGCAAGGTCAACCCCTGTTTCAACAATAAAATTGCCCTCCTCCGCCAGTTGCTCCCCCAGGAGTTGCCGCAGCTCGTCTAGCACGTAGCTGTAATAGTAGGGGGCACGCATACTTTCCAGCTCTTCGCGTGCCTTCGGATTCACCTCAATCCGCGATCGTCGCGCTTTCTGAGCTTCATCCTGGCTCACCATGCCCATTTCGACCATGCGGTTGAGAACCCGATCACGCAGTTCGATCGCTTTCTGATAATCCCGCACGGGATTAAAACTGTTGGGACCGGGAAGAATCCCTGCCAGGGTCGCCGCTTCCGAAAGTGTCAGATCCTTAGCAGACTTACCCAGATAAAACTGCGCCGCATCCTCAAAGCCGTAGGTACCACTGCCCATATAGACCCGGTTCAGGTAGGTCAGCAGCAGAAAATCTTTGCTATAGACTGTTTCCAGTTTGAGGGCAACTGCTGCCTCCCGCAATTTTCGTCCTGCTGAGTCTGCTGTTCCGACATAATCCCGAAACAGGCTACGAGCAAAGCTGTTGGGTCAGGGTGCTGCCCCCCTCCTGAATTTTGCCCCCCCGAACATTGGTGACCAGTGCCCGCAGGGTGCCGATCGGGTCAACCCCTAAATGCCAGTAATAACGGCTATCTTCAGACGCGATCACCGCTTTAGGCAAGTAGGGAGAATATTCCCGCAAGCTCTTAAATTCGGTATGGGTACGGTTGGTTACAGGATTCAAAGGGGTTTGTTCATCCCCGGCATAGACGACGATCGGCCCCTGAACGGAAACAGGCAAAGGACGTACCGAGAATTTTTGCCATTCAATTAGGACGCCTAAAACCGCCAGTGCAGTCACCCCACCAACCCCGTACATACTGTAGCGAAATGCCTGCACGTACCACGGCGGCGGATCGACAAACTTGATCCGCACAGAAGCCGCCAGTTCAGACGGACCCAGGGTATAGGTAGCACCGTGGCGCAATAACTCCTTGCGAACCCGCCGTTTTCCTCGATAGACGCCATTCGTAGAATTTTCATCTTTAAGGGTAAATGGCGCACGGAAGAGATAGCTCAGCTTCCCCTGGGGGCGATTATCCCGATTCAGCGATAGATGCACCTGGCTCACTACTGGATTACGCACCACAATGTCACAGGACTGGGAACTACGCCCAATCAGATAGCGATCGCCCAATAGCGGGTAGACATCAGCCTTCTCCTTATCGGCATCCTGTACCCACAGCTCTGGCACTCTGGCATCTGGTTTGAGCTTCAGCTTAGAAAAATTAATCTTTGCCTGAACAGTCTGAACTGCTTGGGTAATAGCACCCATGAAAGTTTGAGACTTACGGGGAGGCTGGGGCGAACTCATAGCGGTGCTTAGGGGTCAGGGATTCAAAAGAGCAAGGAGACAGGAAGACAACAAGATTAAAGGGGGGGCAGAAGATCAAAGCTATTCTAACCTTTGACTCCCATAACGCTCTAATTCTCTAGCGCCTGGCTTCTGACTTCTGCCTCCTGGCTCCTGACTTTTAGTGATCTTCATCACAACTTAACAGGATATCCCTCACTCCCCCAGGCACCCTCCAATCACGGGAACAATCCCCCATAATCACAGGTTGCGGACGGATTCAATCACCTGCTGGCATGGGAAAAAACCGGATACTAAAACCATCGAGTTCCTGAGTCGTCACTACCAATGTCAGCCCCCCTCCACCTTTTGCCCGGTGCCATTTCAGAAATGTTTGCCCAAGTTAGCCATTCGGGTATCATCACCCTCTCCGACCGCTACGGATTAATGGCAGCCGTGTATGATGAGTCCCTTACTGAAGATGAACGGCAGGCGATCGATCGAATATTGAGAAAAGTTTGCCGTAGACAGGTCACAGTTCTCAACGAAATAACGATCGACAAGGCATTGGAAGCGGATAAACCTTGCAGATAGCTTCCCAAACCACTTGCACCTTAAGACTATGGATTTAATCAATCCGTAAACTGTACGGGCGGGTTTAGCAGAGCAATCTCCATTTAGTAATAGATTTGACGGCAAAACCCGCCCCCTACCGAATATCGAACTTATTTAACTTTCATTACTTAGCCGCCACTCGCTTTTGCCTTATAGCCCAACTGCAACAAGATCTGGACAATTTTTTGCTTGTGATCGCCCTGAATCTCAATTTCGTTTTCCTTAACAGTGCCCCCCGCGCCACACTGGGTTTTCAGCGTTTTGAGTAATTCCGTCAATGTTTCTGGCTTTGCTTGAAACCCACTGATAATCGTCACTGTTTTACCCTTACGTCCTTTACGTGAGGCTTCAACCCTCAGATTTTGTTGATTGGGCGGCAAATCTGGAACTGCCCGTTTAAACGCATCAGCATTATCGGGGGAGGTGCCAAACTCCGAGTAGGCGATCCGATCTTGCCCAGGTTTGTTGGAGCCAGTCGGTTTTTGTTTGGAAGCTGACATAGGAATCTGAAGAATGATGAACTATAAATGATGGGTTTTGAACTCTGACCCCTGCCTCCTAAAACCTAACACTCCATCCCCCTACTGGATCTTCTTCGCTTCATTCAAGGCGGTCTTTTGGTTGGCTGTATCGCCTTTTTTCTGATACAGATTGGCAGCCGTTTTTAAGTCTGCGATCGCCTTCTTTTTGTTCTTCAAGCGGGCATAGGCAAGTCCCCGATTGTTAAACGCATTGGCAGAGTTGGGATCAAGTTTAATCGCCTGGTCGTAGTCTGCAACTGCCTTTTTATCGTTCCCTGCCAGCGCATAAAGCAATCCCCGATTGCTGTAATTTTTGGCATCATCCGGCTTCAGACGAATCGCCTGATCGTGGTCAGCGATCGCTGCTTTATAGTCTCTCAAAGTTGCCCGCAAAATTCCTCGTCCGGCATAGGCATCCGCAGATTTCGGATCAATTTTAAGTGCCTGGTTATAGTCTTCCATTGCACCTTGTAAGTCGCCCTGCTCCGCCCGAATTGCGCCCCGGTTGGTATAAGCATCTGCCAGTTTCGGATCAAGCTTAATCGCCTGATCAAAATCCTGGGTTGCTTGTTTGGGATTTTTCAACCGGAAGTAGGCAAGCCCTCGACCGTTATAAGCCTGAGCCAGTTTTGGGTCGAGTTTAATCGCCTGGTTAAAATCTTCCAGTGCCCCCTGGTATTGCCCCAGAGTTGCGCGGGTGGTTCCCCGTTGCACAAACGTAGCCGCATCAGTGGGTTCCTTACTGGCAGCCTCGCTGACACCCCCATTACTCTTTTGCTGGGATGAAGCTGATTGCTGGGGTGAGGGCGAACAGGCTCCAATTAAACTGCCTAGCGCTATGGTCAGACTCAGGATTGCGATCGCTCTGGACACACGACTCATCACGTTCAAAACTCTCCACCAAATTTTGTTCCCGACTTTCTTATACGCCAAAACAGGGAAATTGAATCCTTAAATCGGTAAAGAAGGCAGAAGGCCGTGAACCGTAAGTAGTGAGTAGCCAACAACTGATAACTGATAGCAAATTAAATCGTTTTCGTGGCCCAGCAACATCCTGTAAGGGCGTTTGGCCAAACGCCCCTACCCGATCTGTCGCCTTTTCAAGTCAAATTGGTATGACAACTGGTTCCCTATTTACGAAATCCACCCAAATACTGCTGTAGATTCTCTTACAGGCATCAGACCAACAAGCGAGAAGGGTTCCTACCTGGTTTCCGCGAATCGCCCCCCGCCAGTCAAGCCATCTGCTTGAGTAGGTTCTGGCAGCGGATAACCATAGCTGGATGATTCACCGCGATTCACCTGAGAGCAATAATGAAGAATACTGACTTTACCTGGCTACAACGGACTGGGGTGGTTTTGACTGGTATTGCCCTGACCTGCGCAGGCTTGGGAATGGGC from Kovacikia minuta CCNUW1 carries:
- a CDS encoding transglycosylase domain-containing protein; this translates as MREAAVALKLETVYSKDFLLLTYLNRVYMGSGTYGFEDAAQFYLGKSAKDLTLSEAATLAGILPGPNSFNPVRDYQKAIELRDRVLNRMVEMGMVSQDEAQKARRSRIEVNPKAREELESMRAPYYYSYVLDELRQLLGEQLAEEGNFIVETGVDLAAQSAAETSLRDAVNTTGASAGFSQGALVTVDSKTGEIVALVGGTDYKKSQFNRANQAYRQPGSTFKVFAYTAAIEQGISPGNTYSCAPLTWDGQFFEGCRSGGGAMDMYNGIALSENVIALRVAQEIGLERVASMARRMGIQSKLNLVPGLVLGQSEATPLEMTGAFSVLANRGVRNRPHAIRRILDGGECKDRNNFKTCRIIYPATPDRELNQTVLESDVANVMTELLRGVVSGGTGSAAAIVPGAVGKTGTTNDNRDLWFIGFIPDGLVTGIWLGNDDNAPTSGSSAQAAQVWGSYMSKVVR
- a CDS encoding FHA domain-containing protein, whose protein sequence is MSSPQPPRKSQTFMGAITQAVQTVQAKINFSKLKLKPDARVPELWVQDADKEKADVYPLLGDRYLIGRSSQSCDIVVRNPVVSQVHLSLNRDNRPQGKLSYLFRAPFTLKDENSTNGVYRGKRRVRKELLRHGATYTLGPSELAASVRIKFVDPPPWYVQAFRYSMYGVGGVTALAVLGVLIEWQKFSVRPLPVSVQGPIVVYAGDEQTPLNPVTNRTHTEFKSLREYSPYLPKAVIASEDSRYYWHLGVDPIGTLRALVTNVRGGKIQEGGSTLTQQLCS
- a CDS encoding translation initiation factor; protein product: MSASKQKPTGSNKPGQDRIAYSEFGTSPDNADAFKRAVPDLPPNQQNLRVEASRKGRKGKTVTIISGFQAKPETLTELLKTLKTQCGAGGTVKENEIEIQGDHKQKIVQILLQLGYKAKASGG
- a CDS encoding tetratricopeptide repeat protein, which translates into the protein MSRVSRAIAILSLTIALGSLIGACSPSPQQSASSQQKSNGGVSEAASKEPTDAATFVQRGTTRATLGQYQGALEDFNQAIKLDPKLAQAYNGRGLAYFRLKNPKQATQDFDQAIKLDPKLADAYTNRGAIRAEQGDLQGAMEDYNQALKIDPKSADAYAGRGILRATLRDYKAAIADHDQAIRLKPDDAKNYSNRGLLYALAGNDKKAVADYDQAIKLDPNSANAFNNRGLAYARLKNKKKAIADLKTAANLYQKKGDTANQKTALNEAKKIQ